A part of Mustela erminea isolate mMusErm1 chromosome 9, mMusErm1.Pri, whole genome shotgun sequence genomic DNA contains:
- the LOC116598968 gene encoding interferon-induced transmembrane protein 1-like — translation MENPQSLAPKTTTVIDIPTETPVQDHVVWSLFNTIFLNWCCLGFVAFAYSVKSRDRKMVGDVIGAQTYASTAKCLNVCALVLGLLLTLTFIILFATGSLMIPRMISEMVRQHGGY, via the exons ATGGAGAACCCCCAGAGCTTGGCTCCCAAGACCACCACCGTGATCGACATCCCGACGGAGACGCCTGTGCAGGACCACGTTGTCTGGTCCCTGTTCAACACCATCTTCTTGAACTGGTGCTGCCTGGGCTTCGTGGCCTTTGCCTACTCTGTGAAG TCCAGGGACCGGAAGATGGTGGGTGATGTGATTGGGGCCCAGACTTATGCCTCCACCGCCAAGTGCCTGAACGTCTGTGCCCTGGTCCTGGGCCTCCTGCTGACCCTCACGTTCATCATCCTTTTTGCCACTGGATCGCTGATGATTCCGCGGATGATTTCCGAGATGGTCAGACAGCATGGAGGCTACTAG
- the LOC116598967 gene encoding interferon-induced transmembrane protein 1-like, which produces MVKENTVDILGPPQSSAPVTTTVIDIRGETAVPDHIVWSLFNTIFLNWCCLGFMAFAYSVKSRDRKMVGDVIGAQTYASTAKCLNVCALVLGLLLTTVSVVLLVIAYTTAYSMILKVMKESGGYH; this is translated from the exons ATGGTCAAGGAGAACACGGTGGACATCCTGGGCCCCCCCCAGAGCTCGGCTCCCGTGACCACCACCGTGATCGACATCCGTGGTGAGACAGCCGTGCCCGACCACATTGTCTGGTCCCTGTTCAACACCATCTTCTTGAACTGGTGCTGCCTGGGCTTCATGGCCTTTGCCTACTCTGTGAAG TCCAGGGACCGGAAGATGGTGGGTGATGTGATTGGGGCCCAGACTTATGCCTCCACCGCCAAGTGCCTGAACGTCTGTGCCCTGGTCCTGGGCCTCCTGCTGACCACTGTATCTGTTGTTCTTCTGGTGATTGCCTATACTACAGCCTACAGTATGATTTTAAAGGTTATGAAGGAGAGTGGTGGCTACCATTAA
- the LOC116598965 gene encoding interferon-induced transmembrane protein 3-like, translating into MSHNAQPFFPGTHAGVPPTYEMLKEEHEVAVLGAPQSSAPVTTTVINIRGETAVPDHIVWSLFNTIFLNWCCLGFVAFAYSVKSRDRKMVGDVIGAQTYASTAKCLNVCALVLGLLLTLMFIILFATGSLMIPQMISEMVRQHGGY; encoded by the exons ATGAGCCACAACGCCCAGCCCTTCTTCCCTGGCACCCACGCCGGCGTCCCCCCGACCTACGAGATGCTCAAGGAGGAGCACGAGGTGGCTGTGCTCGGGGCCCCCCAGAGCTCGGCTCCCGTGACCACCACCGTGATCAATATCCGTGGTGAGACAGCCGTGCCCGACCACATCGTCTGGTCCCTGTTCAACACCATCTTCTTGAACTGGTGCTGCCTGGGCTTCGTGGCCTTTGCCTACTCTGTGAAG TCCAGGGACCGGAAGATGGTGGGTGATGTGATTGGGGCCCAGACTTATGCCTCCACTGCCAAGTGCCTGAACGTCTGTGCCCTGGTCCTGGGCCTCCTGCTGACCCTCATGTTCATCATCCTTTTTGCCACTGGATCGCTGATGATTCCGCAGATGATTTCCGAGATGGTCAGACAGCATGGAGGCTACTAG
- the IFITM5 gene encoding interferon-induced transmembrane protein 5: MDTSYPREDPRAPTAHKADGAAHTALTLGAPRPPPRDHLIWSVFSTLYLNLCCLGFLALAYSIKARDQKVAGDLEAARRLGSKAKCYNILAMMWALVPPLLLLALVVTGALHLSRLAKDSAAFFSTKFDDSDYD; the protein is encoded by the exons ATGGACACGTCGTACCCCCGCGAGGACCCCCGGGCCCCGACGGCCCACAAGGCAGACGGCGCCGCCCACACGGCCCTCACCCTGGGGGCGCCCAGACCCCCACCTCGAGACCACTTGATCTGGTCGGTGTTCAGCACGCTCTACCTGAACCTGTGCTGCCTCGGCTTCCTGGCGCTGGCCTACTCCATCAAG GCCCGGGACCAGAAGGTGGCTGGAGACCTGGAGGCAGCCCGGCGTCTGGGGTCCAAAGCCAAGTGCTACAACATCCTGGCCATGATGTGGGCGCTGGTGCCaccgctgctgctgctggcgcTGGTGGTGACAGGCGCGCTACACCTGTCGCGGCTGGCGAAGGACTCCGCTGCCTTCTTTAGCACCAAGTTCGATGACTCGGACTATGACTGA